In Miscanthus floridulus cultivar M001 chromosome 8, ASM1932011v1, whole genome shotgun sequence, the sequence tgaaagaaacaaagagaacccggaatacctttacattctttcttcacggcttccaagctcttcatggcctccgagttctttgaagcctcccggatagcagcatctttctATTTCTCCAACTCCTAGGCAATAGTGTCTCTCtatttctctacctctaccatctgggcacggagagccttttcctctttttgatgcgacttacgctcagtctccaacttggcccaaaggaggtcaaggtcagtcttcagagaacttacctcggaggacaacttcttctcggtttcagacgaaaagaagaagccggtatggtcacgagagaaagtctaaacaattaaagaaagagaaaaataaggcgtaaggacgaaggcaaaacaaatggcctaagaaagaatctcagaaaaacttATGTGAAGCTTCTCTCCGAAAGAAGTCGCAGAGGACGCCAaactcccccaggctgcggtcagctccgatagccgatgggtggcattgaactgttgcaccacgtcatcggtaaaagagggaccgccggaagcaagagaaggggaaggagaggccggctggggcaaagaagaaacgaccaaagcaacctccagggaagccaaagccaatccctcagaaggacccaacgcgacggccacagtcacctccatggcggccaagtccgcaacttcgccaggtagctccgaagcccccgcagcaacttcaccaacagtatgttgcgagtcctgaggctcagaacttaatggcacggcggaaggctgagaagaagtcgatgaagaaatgagagaagacaaaagactgaaaattgataaaagaaagaaCCGATGaaaaccagaagaaggaagacagaagcaaaaggatgaagccagaatctactcacccaaccactttcttcttcgcaaaaccaaaagaaggcctcgcaggggggaccacgACGGTGAAAACGTCCTCGCCACCCAACGATGGGAGCGAGATAGCAGATActggagccacggaagaagccgagGCTGGAGCTATGGAAGAACTCTACACTAGAGGAGTGGTAGAGCTCAGTaccaaggctaccaaagaactcgacaccggagcttcaaaagaagtcggcgcgggagcctcagaagaactcgtacccgacgtccggttacttcaaaaaagttcaagactaaaagtcaagacaaagaagagaaattcaatgcaacaggaatatgaaaacaactcaccaccgcatgatgaggggtacttcgtcatcctcctctccctcaaccaaggaaaccagagcacctgctgaaaaaagaataaaagtacttggttcaagagagaaacaggaaaacaaaggaacaaagagtattaaatatgctcacctaagagcatgctagcaacaactggagtacctgagagaCTACTTGGTTTGTGagacttcttggagacaggcaggccggATGAAGActcatccgttcgccccctcttcggtaCACTACGAGGAccacgagggactagacgaggaacatattcttcatatacatcaacaaatccagaagaaactccaggaagcgcTATGGAGGTTGGGAACTTACTAGTTAtggaagttccagcaagtttatccccagtctccgccatggcagggagaacatcaagagggatcgggtcaacaaagttccgcccaatctcctacgaaaaaggataaaatagcgagacaaggaaaagctaagcaaaaatggatgcaacaagagtacataaagtacccaaacaaagagataaataactcacagctgggggcgggttgttggcagagaactcgaagacagcaggaggaacaacgctcactcctttcagcatcttctggagacgctcgagtacctcctcatcggtcagctcaagagctgggaccatgcgtgaaggatcctcggccctagaatactcaaagccaaggtgcACCCGCCCTTTCAAAGGCTAAACTCGGCGATGAAGAAAACTCAAAACAATACCAAAAtcggttaaaccctgctgtttcagcatgctaatcctatcaaggaatggctagatcacttgaatctcagcaggtgactcaagtttcttgtcccatcggtcattcaccataggaccagatccagaatggatgacaagggaagggatcaaattggcagcataaaaccagtcggcacgccaatcttttacagaatcaacaaggtcatagtcaaagaacttgctcttaagaccctggcaaaactgaatcccacaaccgccaagaatgctggtttcttcgcggcggggttggggttttaggcgaaagaagtaacgaaacagagaaagagaagggggaattccaaggaaagcttcgcaaagatgaacaaaaacagaaaggtgaagaactgcattaggggttagatggttcagactaaccccgaaataaccaagaaactggtgaaggaaggcggaagcaggaaggcaaagtctggcgcggacaaaggaaacgaaaaggacaatctcaccaggacctggagcaggaaCCCAATGCTCgcccagaactctccattcagtgatgtctttgctttggatcaagccatcgttgatgagctcgcgcagctgatctttgcttgttgttggagccggccaaaccttctgagcagccctcatggccatgaactcttggttctcgatcaaagaaagggatgactcctcgtccacgaaggtcgcttGAGACTTGCTCgcagttttcttcttacccatgaactagcggaagcaaaaaggtactagggaagatgaagctaggatggtggtgctcgggtgacggcgacgatgatggcggcggatttctgaaagctagggtttcaaggcaagagctgggcagcaaaggaaaggaagataaaaggtctttaaatagatttttcagtgataaAAACGgtccacaaggcccgttaaagcacgatgtgggaacgcaacggtccatttaccgacgcagctaaaacgacggagggcacaaatccacacaatggtacaatccaacgggcagatttcagacttatccatctagcactaCTGCGGAGCcatcagataactgcaagaacagCCCATCCTCAAAGAAGAAAGGGAGGGTAACTTCTGAAGGAATAAAAGAACCCGGTTCTTGATAAAAAGAACTCAGAAATTCCATAAGCAATACAGCAGGAGAAAGCATGGAAACTAAGAAGGCAAGAATCTTTTTTATTACAAATGAAATCAAGaagtacaagattacacatcttacaagacccgatgaactcggtactacaacaagcaaggtagcaaagaggaacccggacacagctaggctctagaacgactacgtgttccaatttgctgccaggtagaacaaaccgccctcggctatactgttttcttcaaaggacgaacacagtgcatccaagacggaaatcagcagcacagcaggaaagcatggaccaaaagaggctggcaggcatctgtctacccaagcccgatgtgatgcaggatcaggtgttgatctgcaccagatAGCCATAGGGCAGACAAAGACCGCCAGCCAAGAATTGCCGGATGAAgggacgaagcccacatcacaagacttcctccaactaccgccaccaaCTTCCTAATGCAACGCCACtacgggattagtctacctctaacccctatcacaagacttcctccagctatgacgagatacacaacaactacaagatatgcccgggggctgctcaactCCACACAACTATATCCGACAACAGAAGACTAGCGGAGAGTATGCCAAGGCCATGTAACCGAGTTCTTTCCaaataaaagaacccggacataagctcagaGGCTGGATGTCGCGAAACTACAAGGATGATGgattaatccaagactaaagggccgcttTGGAAAGATGccacaaaactactcggatgatgacataatccaagtctcggggactacttcagaacacaaattttcaaacaacataaagattcaagaccctccaactttttgttccaaatagcaagaggctcgggggctacactcagtgagtgcactttttcttcgaaaaagcgcacgtcaccaaaagacttcctcaacgcagaccacttcaagacattacgacaaaaagaacccggaacgagccatattcaagttctttttgataaaacttcaacgaacaatcagagcaacttcaagataagatcctctagctccttgttccaaatagcaagaggctcgggggctacaaccagatagatatacttttttcttcaaaaaagcactcaccactcgaagatcccaagaagcactacaaggtttcactccagaaagcactcagatgacgtttgttcctactcaacaagacctgaaggagcaaaacgagacttttagagctcaaccatgaagtgctcgggggcttgtcgatgcgggacccacaggataccccgcaagagagagagaagatctagtctaactaggattcttcccatgtaatcttagtagtagtactattcagtaatcctactagaaactctcactgtaaaccgactaggactctggcctcctaactatataaaggagggcagggctcctaggaAAGAGGATaacagaacaacaattgtacgacactccataatcaatccaacgtagaggctaacgccGGTTGGATGTAGGactgttactcgatcaacgatcgagggtctgaaccaggataagtcgtttgtctcttgcgttcaccatcgagttctgcatacgctgaggcccgaacatactgcctcgggtacccccgtggtaggctatcggtggtaaaacatcgacagacgTGGCTATTTGAATAGATTTAATAAACTCCGTAGAGGTGTATAAATTTTCCCATAAGATAGACACAGTCCGACACCATCGTCATGGCTTAGATAGGTCTATCGAGATCCCGTACCCGCATGGGTGCTACCCTAGATTTCTATATAACTCTACCACGACTTCTTAGGGGTTTGAAAACACATTAATCTTGGGAGGATACCAAATCGTCCCATCTCATAATCtcggatgataccaaatcatcccatcatataatcttggacgataccaaatcatcccaacataatagtgccgatgataccaaatcatcaataATATGGGCTCAAACACAGCCAAACATACAATAACATGGGCTCGAACGTGGCCAAAAATCAAAGGGCTTAACATGGAGGATCATAGCAACCACGCCAACTAGACcacggaagatcacatagcatctatGTCTTCTCCTGATATTCCGCTGTcaacaccggcctcctagtagaaattatattTCAATCTAatagggtgtgagatcaagtATGCCCATATCAGACATGTGGTTGTACGAAATATCTCACTAGGCGAGATGGcctatgaaccggtccttatgtgaccaaGGCGAGTATCTTCCACAGGAACCACCTCCAGGCGATCCTGCCAAGGTAATTTATCCAACATAAATTACCCTCACTCGTCCCCTGTCGGGTTTTAGTTTAGGTTTACTATTTTTAAGTTCACAGTTATTATCCTCATGTTCATAGAGCTCATTTCATATCAAGGTAACCATTACCTTATCATCATTAATCACATTATCATATCCGAGCTCATGACCCATTATAATTCCATTAATTTATAAAAGAGAATTAAATAATATAAGTTAAGTTTATTAATTGGTGGAGATAGAGGGTGGAGGGTTTATGGTGGAGGCTAGcaagatgtggtggtggtggaagggagTAATTAAGGGGTGGTAAGTAAAGTGGAGGGCAAGGGataggtgggtgttaggacttgcctccattcgCTGACGATTATATCCTCATCTGATTTCTGTGTCTCTTGCTCCTATCTTTCAGACTCCATTGGGTTCTCTGCATCTTTTATCCTACGTGGTTTAGCGTCGACAGGCAAGAAAACACAAACAAAGAAAAATAACAAGCAAGGCATGTAAACACAAGCACAGACAACTAAGGGGAAGGAAACGATCCTAGATTGGTTGATCCTATTGGGTGATGGGTCGTTATCTAAGGTTATCATTATTATGTAAATTTGAAGTAAGGGTTGGATAGAGGAATTCCATCCAACAAGATGTGGCTCCTATGGTTAGGTTAAGGTGGGTGGTGGGTCTGATGAAAAATCTGACCATATTATTAGggttcactattatgtgaacctgaaAGAGAAAGTCTACAggtccacacacatgcatatgtatgtgcCCTGGGTTAGTCAGGTTAGAGAAAAGGCGTAGGCGTATACCCGGGTATTATAGATGTTCTATTATTTTAGGTGATTGGGTATGGATATATTCGAGTATGTGTCATGGTGCATACACATACGCGAATATATAGGGTTAACTACTATTACTGCGACGGGTTACTACTATAATTGGTATTTAAAATTGATTATAGACAAAGGAAAAcaatcaaactagaatttaaatgggcaccaaaTAATAGGACAAATGGTATGAGTAAATAGAGCTTGAATTTAGAATATTTTTGGTGGATGAAGCAAGGGATTTGGAGTTAGGATGGAGAAGATATGATTTATTAAAGTTTTAAGAGGAAAAAGATTATGTGGAAAATAACTTGGGAATTATTTATGGAAATTAGAGTAATGGAAATGATATGGAAATGATTGGGTAGGATATGGGGTGTACCTAGTTTATTTAGGAATTTTGTGGGAATTTTTTGATGCAAGGAAAATGGAATTTTACTCTCCTGTGTACACTCCTCGGGAGCACCCAGCATTTTCTCCTCGGCtgagtggctgacgcgtgggccatCGTGGGCAGGGTCAGCTGCTGCCTGGCACTGTGCTGCGCTCCGGGTCTACACTGTGCTGTGAAccgctctccctctctcactggtTCAGGTGGACCGTGTCCACCCAAAAGAAAGAGAGGGGAGGAGGAGACAGTGCGGCTGCCATGTGGGCTATCCCTGGCTCCACCCATCTTAACGGGTGTGGAACGCCGTTGTTGGTCCCGGCCCACCCGACAGAGAGATGGGGGAAGAACGGGGACGGAACGGCGGCGTCACCACGGTGGCGGAACAGGGGAAGGGCTCGGTGCTCGCCGGAGTGAGTTACGCCGGCGGCGTCCGAGGCTGAGGCTTGATCTAGCGATGCCGAAGGCGCTCCCGAAGCCAGTCCGCAACACCTGGAGTAATCGGCGGTGGCTGGGGGCGCTCGAAATGGCCGCGGCAGCTTGCCGGAGCAAGTGCGACGGCGCGGAGGCATGTCGGTCTCCAAGCGAGTGGTCTGGGAGCAATAAGACATGTGCGGCGCGACTACGGCGTGAGTTCGGACCTGCAGAGGTCTGGACATGGCCTTGTCGTGCCTTGTCGACGTCGGACCGCGGTCACGACGGCTCATCGGCGGGCTGGCCATGGTGGCAGGGTGATGCAGGGGGAAAAGAGCGGGTAGAAGTGGTGGAGCGGATGCAGGAGTGGTCAAGGAGCTTGTTGGCTAGCATAATTGGACTATGGTGGGCTGGTGATGGATAGAGCGGAGCTCGGCTCCTATGGCGACCATGGTGGCCGGATTTAGGGAAAACGAGCTAGTGCTCAGAAGAGGAGGGGAGAAGAGCAGACAAGGGGGAGATGGTATGTTCCTGAACCATGCTAAGCTCGTGGAGCTGATATTTGATGCCGAGGCACTCGGGGagggcctatttataggccgcCAATGGCGGTTGGCGCCGGCGAGATATTTCTCGCCGCGCGCCTCGGTTGCGCAGGCGCTAAATCTCCTCTTTCCCGCGCACATGTTCGAATTCCTAAGGCGGTGGCACACAGTAGGTCGGTCTCCCAAGAAATATCCCCGGCGGCCATGTCCCACATGCTCGTACCGCAGCGATTCCATGGCCGGCGTGCGTACGTGTCGACGGGTTTCATGGAGAAGATAAGGGCGACGCGGAAGGCGACACGGGAGTAAGGCGGTTCGCTGGCGGAGCTCTCATCCTTATCCACTCTGCCGAGGCGAGGGAGTGGCAGCGACTCGAGGCGGCGTATGTCGACGCGGTATTCGCGTCGTCGTCTCCCGGAGGAAGACGATGCTGACAAAGCGGGGCCGCGGCGTCAGTGGGATAGAGAGGAGGGGAGCGGCGCACCGGAGCTGGGCCGAGTCAGCGGGCGCGGGTGTTGCTGGGCCGGCCCACTCGCGAGAGGAAAGGAGGAGGGCGCGGCGCGGCTCAGCTGGAGTTGGCCCATTGCGGGGGAGGCGTGGGCCGCAGCACGAGCcagagaggaaggagaggagaggaatGAGCCCATGTTCCATTTCCCATTTAAAATTCATTTTTAATTTTCAGAAAATAAACTAAGTACATTTGAATGGTTTTGAATTTGAATCTCAAGGAGGTTTGAAATGTGAGGACTTGGTAAATCAAGATAAATCAAGGAAATTTTTtgggtggagaagatcaaggagAAATTGCCAAGGAGAATTATTTAGTGCCAAATAAATTCTAGGGCAAACATACAAGCATTCGAGCAAGCATTTCATCGCTCCAAACATTCTACCCTAAAAGCATATGGTGGATTTGATGCagggttttggaaaacatttTCTTTTAAAATGGTTTTGCAGAGAATAAATAGTCAaggttttaatttgttgtaaagttttaaaaagtttaatTTTTTAGTGGTTTTATTATGATGCAAAAACACGGGTGTTAtaatatgtgtgaaaacatatgcaacatccagatgaaacacttgcaaacttACGTCTGGAAAacgagatgaaacatttggaacataaaaATGAAACATaagtgtatagccactgcaacatgtgcaacattccgatctacttttgcaacatcaagatgaaacacttacaatatccaaataaaacatctgaaacacttgaaacatactcttgcaacatgggctttgcttggacgaatggaggcacGCTAGCACGGAGGTCGACGGTGACACATGGACCTCGTTGTGCGGCAGTGGCACGGGCAACTCGCCGGCGGGCGTGGCGTCACACGAATCTCGTCCCCCTCACCTGCTTGATGGAGCATCTGTCGTGGAGGCTCACCAGCTCGGTGGAGGCGGTCGCGGCGGGCGATCCGGCCATGGCAAGGAGGCAGCGCGGTGGAGGCGGGCGAGGCAGTcactactagaaaacagacctttcacccacttcgattttagcctttagtctcgatattttttgcgttcgggactaaaggacttttagtcccagttCGTAATATCAACTGAGACTAAAagtcatctttagtcccggttggtgtcaccaacccggagtaaaagttcaccaacttttagtcccggttggtaacaccaaccgggactaaagggtgacattttagtcccggttggtgtcttttacccgggactaaaggtctcccacgAGTCTATTCAAAAGGAGAGCGCACATGACTCTGTCACAAGTGGTGTGCAGTTGAGTTGGTAATGTACCTACGCGCGAGGAGAGAGgtgttgggttcgaatctcacgtagAGTAAGAGAGGCCTCGAGgatttcctttatttttttctttcgtgggtgacctttagtcccggttcccagacccgggactaaaggtgtggacctttagtcccgggaatttagtcccggttgggaaaaccgggactaaagggccttcccaaccgggactaaaacccgTTTCTCTAGTAGTGAGTCTGGGCCCAGTGGGGAATGCGGCACAGAGGAGGCAGCGCGGAGGAGGCCGCAGGGGATGGGGCGTGGCGCTACATGGGACCGGCAGCGGCGAGGTGGAGTAGGGTGGGCGGATGGGTACGGCGACACAGGGAGCAAACGGCGCAGCGAGCATCGGGACGCGTGGTCAAGACGAGCGGATAGGGTCGCTGGACGAGCGGGAGTAGACGGAGGGAGGCGTTCGTCCGGACATCTTAACTGTATCATTATCGCAACTCAAATCCGAGCTGCACCCAGCGCCAACAGCTTCACACAAGTATATCAATGTCTGTTTCGATGCCAAGGACAGGGTATCGAGCACGTGTTGTCACCCTCGAAGTGAACAACAGCACCTGCAGAAACGTCATCGCGTGCAATACGTGTTTGACTGTTTGTGTCTATATCCGCACGGACTACATGTACCAAGGCGCGCACCTTGCAAATACAGTACAACAGAAATGATAAGCAACACTCGATATTCCCATGCGGCCATGCCATTCACCTTGGACTGACAAATAGGAGTTCATTGATCTACTATATATCATCAGATTCAGTTAACCAACCGCTAACAATGTAATGTCTGGAGATGATTGAGAATTACGTACATAAACATAAACAGAGAAAAAAAAAGGGATGATTGAGAAGAACTCAAAATATATCTCAACCCACAACACCCTAAAACGGGGGGCAATCAGCCTTCAAAAGACTCATGCTGCAATTGGAATCCAATGGGTGGGTTCCAGCATTACATCTGCGCCCATCATGCACCTCCCAAACAATCTGCCATCCTATTGTTGAGCTTCGTCATCAAACTTGTTCAATGCATTCCAGAACCACCGAACTGATCTAGCAAGCTCCTGGTTCAAGATACCAAGAACATCTAGCACACAACACAAATATCACTAGAAAAATACTGCCATGTAGAGATGCTAATTCTATATAGCCTACAGCTCCATCAGCAGGATCATCATTGATTAAACGCAGGAACTCAGCTAGGTTTTCCTGGATCAGCTGCATGATCTGTGGATTTTGTTTCCCCAGTTATCTTGAAGCAAAGGCCTACAGATCAAGGACATCTGTTTAACGAAACCAACATAATATTTACAAGTTGGACGGTTTTTGTAACAACCTATAAGTAACCTTTAATATTCATTCAATACTATTAACGTTTCATAAATATTATAGTAATTTTGGtacttttctaatttagtttaaacctaatatatttgtttttgcaaattattttaatactttaatatttttttgatgtaaattattttatataatttataatttcatgaaaaatattatataaattgatatatttaattataaatattttttGATAACTATATTATTTTCAGGAGCTATTCTTGCCTATGTTATACCTACCTATTTTATTCTCTACTTGATTTTAtaattacaaaaaaaaattgacaAATAAAGCAAAATGCTACTTGTTGCCTACCATTCTTATTTAAATTTCTTCACTTAACCTACAATTGTTACCGTcatattcataattttgttttggGTTCTCTATCAATGTTACAGTCAAGCCTCTATCATTGTTACCGTCATCATATTTATAATTTAAGTTTTGGGTCCTCTATGGATGTTACCGTCAAGCCTCTATCAGATGTTCCCAGCCTTTAATCCCTCCATACTCATTACTCAACCACTACCTTCCAGTACCAGCGACGCCGAGCTAGGTGTGCTCACCCTCAACAAATTCCCCTCCTTCGTGAGGGTGTCCGCGGTGGCGGCATGCCTTCGCTCAGGCGCATCGACGTCATCCCTCCGTGTAGGCTTCCCCCTGCAAGACACGTAGATGACGTGCATCCTCCACAATTGGTGACCTTCACCACCGATCTCCACTCTCACAGCCCTGTGAGACTATGGTCCATTAGCACTAAAAAATAGCAACTAAAACTAATACTAATGAATCCAAACAGACTTACTAATAAACCTGCTAATTATTAGCTGAAGGGCTGCTAACTATTAGTTCCATTAGCAGGTTTAGAATTGCTAATAGGTGCTAATAGTTCATATACACCTTCAACTCACTATCCAGCGAGTGGATCCAAATAGTCATgataaaaattagctagctaaactattagctattagctagctaatttttagtgctaatggaTCCAAATAAAAATCAACTAATCTGATTTTATGTAGATACTAGTAGTATGCCTGTGCTAATGATATGGTAAAAGCAAGACAGTATTTTACTACGCACATAATTATTTGTATAACTGGTGCATTCACATCATTGCACATAATTATCATCTGCATTGTTATTTTCCTTGTTGCTATGCTTTATGCTTGCAAAACTGCCAAAAACCCTCACCCAATGCTCTTGTTAAGGCTAGGGACACATTGAGTAACTTTTTCAGATACGCACGAATCTACACTACATATTGTAGGTACATTTTTTATTGTCCTGCAAAATCCAGAGCCACGACCAGCACCATGACCCGCTACCAATCCTCCGCCAACATGGCCACAAAGGGAGGCTGTGgccgcaacaacaacaacaaccctCGCGGTCGTGGTGCTGGTCGTGGCTCTGGTCGCGGACAGGGAGGTCGTGGCGACGGGCGCTCTCACGGTGGGGCACCCTCGGGTATCGTCTGCCAGTTGTGTGGCAAAGATGGACACACGATCCTTCGGTGCTACAAAAGATTCGACGCTTCCTTCACCTGGCCTCCGCAGAAGACTACTTCCTTTGCAACAACCTCCTATGGCGTCGACACCAACTGGTACATGGACTTCGGCGCCACCGACCACATCACCAGCGAGCTAGACAAGCTGAGGGTGCGTGAAAAGTACCATGGCGGTGAACAGGTTCATGCGCCAAATGGTTTAGGTATGCAGATTAACCATGTTGGTCATAGAATTTTGCGATCCCCTACTAGTAATATCCAACTCAAAAACATTCTTTATGTTCCAAAAGCCAGCAAGAATCTTGTTTCTGTAAATTTCCTCACACGTGATAACAATGTGTTTCTTGAGTTTCACCGCAATCATTGTTCTATTAAGAAGTAGGAGACGAGGAGAACACTCCTCAAAGGCAGATGTAAAGGAGGTCTCTACCCCTCAAAGTCATCCCCAAATAAGTGCTCGGCATTGTCAAGCCGTTTGCATCCTTGTGGCATCATAGACTAGGGCATGCTTCCACTCCTATAGTCCATCAAGTTCTTAGTCGCCACAAGCTCCCTTTTGTTAAATGTTTGAGCAATAATAGTGTGTGTGATGAATGTCAAAAGGGTGAGAGTCATCAATTGCCCTATCCTCGGTCCACTAGTGTGTCCTCTAGTCCTATGGACCTTATTTTCTCAGATGTATGGGGTCACCTCAGTTGGACGTCATAATTATTATGTTAGTTTCATCGTTGATCATAGCAAGTTCACTTGGATCTATCTATTGCTTCATAACTCTGAAGTTTTTCAATGTTTTCATGATTTTCATAATCTTGTGGAAAATCAATTCAATCGCAAGATTTTAGCCATACAGGCCGATTGGGGAGGGGGTATC encodes:
- the LOC136477187 gene encoding uncharacterized protein isoform X4 produces the protein MAFNSTWFDFSNNIEANPYGQAVPNLVASGNLEATVQSILEMGGGAWDQGTVVRALQAAYNNLERTVEYLYSSHRAVRVEIGGEGHQLWRMHVIYVSCRGKPTRRDDVDAPERRHAATADTLTKEGNLLRVSTPSSASLVLEGLCFKITGETKSTDHAADPGKPS